In Brevibacterium zhoupengii, the following are encoded in one genomic region:
- the pucL gene encoding factor-independent urate hydroxylase: MSKVKLTTNQYGKAENRLMRVFRDSERHEIRDLNVTSQLWGDFETAHTEGNNEHIVATDTQKNTVFAKAKELGVSSPEQFLLGLGEHFTSSFDWVTGGRWAAEEYGWSRINDHNHSFYKSAPETRTAVLTRDGDTSTLISGFYGLTVLKTTESGFVGYPKDKYTTLPETDDRILATDIATRWIYNTQDLDFEATYEKVKGIILDSFTDHYSHALQHTLYQMGEKVIEAVPEIDEIRFSCPNKHHFLYDIERFGLENPNEVLIVADRPYGLIEATFTRDGVEENKDAWAQIAGFC; the protein is encoded by the coding sequence ATGAGCAAGGTGAAACTGACAACGAATCAGTACGGCAAGGCGGAGAATCGTTTGATGAGGGTCTTCCGTGACTCAGAACGTCACGAGATCCGCGACCTCAACGTCACCTCCCAGCTGTGGGGCGACTTCGAGACCGCACACACCGAGGGCAACAACGAACACATCGTCGCCACCGACACCCAGAAGAACACGGTCTTCGCGAAGGCCAAGGAGCTCGGCGTGAGCTCACCCGAACAGTTCCTCCTCGGACTCGGCGAGCACTTCACCTCCAGCTTCGACTGGGTCACCGGCGGACGCTGGGCGGCCGAAGAGTACGGCTGGTCGCGCATCAACGATCACAACCACTCGTTCTACAAGTCCGCACCGGAGACCCGTACCGCGGTGCTGACTCGCGACGGCGACACAAGCACCCTGATCTCCGGCTTCTACGGACTCACCGTGCTCAAGACCACGGAATCGGGCTTCGTCGGCTACCCGAAGGACAAGTACACCACCCTGCCGGAGACCGACGACCGCATCCTGGCCACCGACATCGCAACCCGGTGGATCTACAACACTCAGGACCTCGACTTCGAGGCAACCTATGAGAAGGTCAAGGGGATCATCCTCGACTCGTTCACCGACCACTACTCGCATGCCCTGCAGCACACCCTGTACCAGATGGGTGAGAAGGTCATCGAGGCTGTGCCGGAGATCGACGAGATCCGTTTCTCCTGCCCGAATAAGCACCATTTCCTCTACGACATCGAACGCTTCGGACTGGAGAACCCGAACGAAGTGCTCATTGTCGCTGATCGCCCCTACGGGTTGATCGAGGCCACCTTCACCCGTGACGGTGTGGAGGAGAACAAGGACGCCTGGGCGCAGATCGCCGGCTTCTGCTGA
- the aceE gene encoding pyruvate dehydrogenase (acetyl-transferring), homodimeric type gives MTQDTTSAIPRGTGDEEIDEWLESWEGLVNQRGTLRAAEIMEALRRRAASNSVAQPKVTTTDYVNTIPADQEPAYPGDERLERKYRKWLRWNAAMLVHRAQRPEISVGGHISTYAGAATLYEIGFNNFFRGQNHPGGGDQVFFQGHASPGMYARAYLENRLSDKQLDGFRQEASKAPNGLSSYPHPRLMPDFWQFPTVSMGLGPINSIYQAQMNRYLHNRGIKDTSDQRVWAFLGDGEMDEPESRGALQLAANEGLDNLTYVINCNLQRLDGPVRGNGKIVQELEAVFTGAGWNVIKVLWGREWDSLLDADHTGELVRIMNETLDGDYQTFKAESGGFIRDNFFGRSPETKGLVEHLSDDEIWNLKRGGHDYHKVFAAYQQAVNTTGKPTVILVQTVKGYGLGTTFESRNATHQMKKFTAADVKAFRDRMDIPITDKVIDEDPYAVPYYHPGNDAEEVQYMLEKRKSLGGFLPNRKPENSKKTLPAVSDKAFSQTKKGSGQQQAATTMAFVRLLKDLMREKGIGNRIVPIIPDEARTFGIDAFFPTAKIYNPNGQNYLAVDRELFLSYKEATSGQLLHVGINEAGAAAGFTAAGTAYSTHGEPMIPIYVFYSMFGFQRTGDAFWAAGDQMTRGFIIGATAGRTTLTGEGLQHADGHSPVLAATNPAVRIYDPAYGYEIGHIMRDGLHRMYGEHDLGDDARNVMYYLTVYNEPMLQPAEPENVDVDGILRGIHRVAEAGTGAEAGAGDRPQAQLLASGVAVPWALEARGLLAQEWGVEAAVWSVTSWAELRRDALKCEAEKLENFEAEPRTPYVRERLGAEAGPIVATSDFDSTQPDLIRPFLKQDFATLGADGFGFSDTRAAARRHFKIDAHSMVVRTLQLLADRGEIARSVPVEAAKKYRLNEVNAGTSGTAGGDS, from the coding sequence ATGACCCAGGACACAACCTCGGCGATCCCGAGGGGAACCGGTGACGAAGAGATCGACGAGTGGCTCGAGTCCTGGGAGGGGCTTGTCAACCAGCGTGGAACCCTGCGTGCGGCCGAGATCATGGAGGCCCTGCGCCGCCGTGCCGCATCGAACTCGGTGGCCCAGCCCAAGGTCACGACCACGGACTACGTGAACACGATCCCGGCCGATCAGGAACCTGCGTACCCGGGCGATGAGCGCCTCGAGCGCAAGTACCGCAAATGGCTGCGCTGGAACGCCGCGATGCTCGTTCACCGGGCCCAGCGTCCCGAGATCTCCGTCGGCGGACACATCTCGACCTACGCCGGTGCTGCGACCCTCTACGAGATCGGGTTCAACAACTTCTTCCGCGGCCAGAACCACCCCGGCGGAGGCGATCAGGTCTTCTTCCAGGGCCACGCCTCACCCGGCATGTACGCCCGGGCCTACCTCGAGAACCGCCTGAGTGACAAGCAGCTCGACGGCTTCCGGCAGGAGGCCTCGAAGGCGCCCAATGGCCTGAGCTCCTACCCGCACCCGCGCCTGATGCCCGACTTCTGGCAGTTCCCGACCGTGTCGATGGGGCTGGGCCCGATCAACTCGATCTACCAGGCGCAGATGAACCGCTATCTGCACAACCGCGGCATCAAGGACACCTCCGACCAGCGCGTCTGGGCCTTCCTCGGCGACGGTGAGATGGACGAGCCGGAATCACGTGGTGCACTCCAGCTGGCCGCCAACGAGGGCCTGGACAACCTCACCTACGTCATCAACTGCAACCTGCAGCGACTCGACGGACCCGTGCGCGGCAACGGCAAGATCGTGCAGGAACTCGAAGCGGTCTTCACCGGTGCCGGTTGGAACGTCATCAAGGTGCTGTGGGGTCGCGAATGGGACTCCCTGCTCGACGCCGACCACACCGGCGAGCTGGTCCGGATCATGAACGAGACCCTCGACGGTGACTACCAGACCTTCAAGGCCGAGTCCGGCGGCTTCATCCGCGACAACTTCTTCGGCCGCTCGCCGGAGACGAAGGGTCTCGTCGAGCACCTGTCCGACGATGAGATCTGGAACCTCAAGCGCGGTGGCCACGATTACCACAAGGTCTTCGCCGCCTACCAGCAGGCAGTGAACACGACCGGCAAGCCGACGGTCATCCTCGTCCAGACGGTCAAGGGCTATGGCCTGGGCACGACCTTCGAGTCGCGCAACGCCACCCACCAGATGAAGAAGTTCACCGCCGCCGACGTCAAGGCCTTCCGCGACCGGATGGACATTCCGATCACCGACAAGGTCATCGACGAAGACCCCTACGCGGTGCCCTACTACCACCCGGGCAACGACGCTGAAGAAGTCCAGTACATGCTGGAGAAGCGGAAGTCACTCGGCGGGTTCCTGCCCAACCGGAAGCCCGAGAACAGCAAGAAGACCCTGCCCGCGGTCTCCGACAAGGCCTTCTCGCAGACGAAGAAGGGCTCGGGCCAGCAGCAGGCCGCGACCACGATGGCCTTCGTCCGCCTGCTCAAGGACCTCATGCGTGAGAAGGGCATCGGCAACCGGATCGTGCCCATCATCCCTGATGAGGCGCGCACCTTCGGCATCGACGCGTTCTTCCCGACGGCGAAGATCTACAACCCGAACGGGCAGAACTACCTCGCTGTCGACCGCGAGCTGTTCCTGTCCTACAAGGAGGCGACCTCGGGTCAGCTGCTCCACGTCGGCATCAACGAGGCTGGTGCTGCGGCAGGGTTCACGGCCGCCGGCACCGCGTACTCGACGCACGGTGAGCCGATGATCCCGATCTACGTCTTCTACTCGATGTTCGGGTTCCAGCGCACCGGTGACGCCTTCTGGGCCGCCGGTGATCAGATGACCCGCGGGTTCATCATCGGCGCCACCGCCGGACGCACGACGCTGACCGGTGAGGGCCTGCAGCACGCCGACGGCCACTCGCCGGTGCTGGCAGCGACCAACCCGGCCGTGCGGATCTACGACCCGGCCTACGGCTACGAGATCGGGCACATCATGCGCGATGGCCTGCATCGCATGTACGGCGAGCACGACCTCGGCGACGACGCCCGCAACGTCATGTACTACCTGACCGTGTACAACGAGCCGATGCTCCAGCCTGCCGAACCGGAGAATGTCGACGTCGATGGGATCCTGCGTGGAATCCATCGCGTGGCAGAAGCCGGCACCGGCGCCGAGGCGGGGGCCGGGGATCGTCCGCAGGCTCAGCTGCTCGCGTCGGGAGTCGCAGTCCCGTGGGCCCTGGAGGCCCGTGGTCTGCTGGCCCAGGAATGGGGAGTGGAGGCAGCGGTCTGGTCGGTCACCTCTTGGGCCGAGCTGCGCCGCGACGCGCTGAAGTGCGAGGCCGAGAAGCTCGAGAACTTCGAGGCCGAGCCGCGTACCCCCTATGTGCGTGAGCGTCTGGGCGCCGAGGCGGGGCCGATCGTGGCCACGAGTGACTTCGACTCCACTCAGCCGGACCTCATCCGGCCGTTCCTTAAGCAGGACTTCGCGACTTTGGGTGCCGATGGCTTCGGGTTCTCCGACACGCGTGCTGCTGCCAGGCGCCACTTTAAGATCGATGCCCACTCGATGGTCGTCCGGACCCTGCAGCTGCTGGCCGACCGCGGCGAGATCGCCCGCTCGGTGCCGGTTGAGGCAGCGAAGAA